A genomic window from Pungitius pungitius chromosome 12, fPunPun2.1, whole genome shotgun sequence includes:
- the fmnl1a gene encoding formin-like protein 1, with amino-acid sequence MGNVAAGGLEQDPSEGREARDSVGGAPGTGDPASTPQKKMQPAPPKLPMPPEDELEERFNVVLSYMNLPPDKLKLLSQYDNDKKWELVCDQERFQVKSPPSIYLAKIKSCYQDQGGVSRRLKKRIQEATQVLRDLEISLRTNHIGWAQEFLNEQNKGLDILLEYLSHAQSDVSFDADGLENGGSLSERAKPSDRSMEDLTRSSPSHGMSRAARALTVRISSTLTNKMHKKSHSYNQRDDVHVCIMCLRAIMNYQSGFNLVMTHPRCVNEITLSLNSRNPRTKALVLELLAAVCLVRGGHDIILSAFDNFKEVSREKNRFEKLMEYFINDDSNIDFMVACMQFINIVVHSVENMNFRVHLQFEFTNHGLDKYLGRLKQTESEKLQVQIQAYLDNVLDVGALLEDAENRGGVLEHVDELQDHNAQLSARLQEIEGQTAERMSELETQLMQATKETELLKESLRDSCSQVGALQQRERERELDREREKDRERLSTSAPPTSSELEQKVKELQDKGLIRLGRSPSGGLDIQVVPVTVMEYVQVSASDAASPASAAPAPPPPPPLAGGPEGAASPPPPPPPPPPLGGSGAVPPPPPPPPPPPPPGSGPPPPPPPPPPPPPPGSGPPPPPPPPGGGPPPPPGALNPQSSVKTKKPIQTKFRMPLLNWQALKPNQVTGTVFNDLDDEKVLDELNMDMFEEHFKTRAQGNTTDVSTIKKKVVQKAPSKLSLIEANKAKNLSISLRKGGMNPSAICTAIETYDQKSLSIDLLEILVPFIPSDYEMKLLLNYEKDGRPLEELTDEDQFVLRFGKIPRLKQRISTFTFMGNFPDTVKRLQPQLNSIIAASMSIKSSTKLKKILEIVLAFGNYMNSSKRGAAYGFRLQSLDLLLETKSTDRSQTLLHFITSIVQEKYPDLANFHTEIHFVDKAALVSLDGILQDIRSLERGMEATQKEFQQDDRPVLRDFIQSNSQQLETLIKDSKTAQEAYASAVEYFGENPKTTQPSMFFPTFGRLIKAYKAAQQQIEQQKKKAESASSEEKAPPSPSKAGGQKGPMMMPKMDLIAELKKRQVKPQVREGKDGALEDIITDLRNTPYRRTDGRRPPPPRQDT; translated from the exons ATGGGGAATGTGGCCGCGGGGGGCTTGGAGCAGGATCCGTCCGAGGGCCGAGAGGCCAGGGACTCGGTCGGAGGAGCTCCGGGAACGGGTGACCCCGCTTCGACCCCGCAGAAGAAGATGCAGCCGGCTCCCCCTAAACTACCCATGCCTCCGgaggacgagctggaggagcGCTTCAACGTGGTGCTG AGCTACATGAACCTTCCTCCAGACAAACTGAAGCTGTTGAGTCAGTACGACAACGACAAGAAGTGGGAGTTGGTCTGCGACCAG GAGCGTTTCCAGGTGAAGAGCCCCCCCTCCATCTACCTGGCTAAGATCAAGAGCTGCTACCAGGATCAAGGAGGGGTGTCCCGCAGG cTGAAGAAAAGGATCCAGGAGGCCACCCAGGTCCTCAGGGATTTGGAGATATCGCTTCGCACCAACCACATCGG aTGGGCTCAGGAGTTCCTCAACGAGCAGAACAAAGGCTTGGACATCCTGCTGGAGTACCTGTCCCACGCCCAGAGCGACGTCTC GTTCGATGCGGACGGCTTGGAGAACGGCGGCTCGCTGTCAGAGCGAGCGAAACCGTCCGACAGGTCCATGGAGGACCTGACCCGAAGCTCCCCGTCACACGGCATGAGCAGAGCGGCCCGAGCTCTGACCGTCAG aataAGCTCCACTCTGACCAACAAGATGCACAAGAAGTCCCACTCGTACAACCAGAGGGACGACGTGCACGTGTGCATCATGTGCCTGCGAGCCATCATGAACTACCAG TCCGGCTTCAACCTGGTGATGACTCACCCGCGCTGTGTGAACGAGATCACTCTCAGCCTCAACAGCAGGAATCCCAG GACCAAAGCCctggtgctggagctgctggccgCCGTGTGCCTGGTCCGAGGCGGACACGACATCATTCTGTCTGCGTTCGACAACTTCAAAGAG GTCAGCAGAGAGAAGAACCGCTTTGAGAAGTTGATGGAGTACTTCATCAATGACGACAGCAACATCGACTTCATG GTGGCCTGCATGCAGTTCATCAACATCGTGGTGCACTCGGTGGAGAACATGAACTTCCGCGTTCATCTGCAGTTCGAGTTCACTAACCACGGGTTGGACAAGTATCTCGGG cgTCTGAAGCAAACGGAGAGCGAGAAGCTGCAGGTGCAGATCCAGGCCTACCTGGACAACGTGCTGGACGTGGGGGCCCTGCTGGAGGACGCTGAGAACAGAGGAGGGGTGCTGGAGCACGTGGACGAGCTGCAGGACCACAACGCGCAG CTGAGCGCCCGGCTTCAGGAGATCGAGGGTCAGACCGCAGAGAGGATGTCCGAGCTGGAGACTCAGCTCATGCAGGCCACCAAGGAGACGGAGCTGCTCAAA GAGAGCCTGCGGGACTCCTGCTCCCAGGTGGGCGCCTTGCAGCAGAgggagcgggagcgggagcTGGACCGGGAGCGGGAGAAGGACCGGGAGCGCCTGAGCACCTCCGCGCCGCCGACCTCATCCGAGCTGGAGCAGAAGGTCAAGGAGCTGCAGGACAAGGGCCTGATCCGCCTGGGCCGCAGTCCCTCCGGAGGTCTGGACATCCAGGTGGTGCCCGTCACGGTGATGGAGTACGTCCAGGTCTCGGCCTCCGATGCGGCCTCCCCTGCTTCTGCCgctccagcaccaccacctcctcctcctcttgctggtGGCCCGGAGGGGgcggcctctcctcctccaccaccgccgccgcctcctcctctagGGGGTAGCGGCGCCgtgccaccacctcctcctccccctcctccacctcccccgccTGGCTCTggacccccaccaccaccaccaccaccaccacctccgccACCGCCTGGCTCTggacccccaccaccaccccctccgCCCGGTGGTGGACCGCCTCCCCCGCCTGGAGCGCTAAACCCTCAATCCT CGGTGAAGACCAAGAAGCCCATCCAGACCAAGTTCAGGATGCCGCTGTTGAACTGGCAGGCCTTGAAACCAAACCAGGTGACGGGCACCGTCTTCAACGACCTCGATGACGAGAAGGTCTTAGAT GAGTTGAACATGGACATGTTTGAGGAACACTTTAAGACCAGGGCCCAGGGGAACACAACGGACGTGTCCACCATCAAGAAGAAGGTGGTCCAGAAGGCCCCCAGCAAGTTGTCCTTGATCGAAGCCAACAAGGCGAAGAATCTGTCCATCAGCCTACGCAAGGGGGGGATGAACCCGTCCGCCATCTGCACCGCCATAGAGAC GTACGACCAGAAGTCTCTGTCCATCGACCTCCTGGAGATACTCGTGCCCTTCATTCCGTCCGACTACGAgatgaagctgctgctgaactACGAGAAGGACGGGCGCCCGCTGGAGGAGCTGACCGACGAGGATCAGTTCGTGCTGCGCTTCGGGAAGATCCCCCGCCTGAAGCAGCGCATCAGCACTTTCACCTTCATGGGCAACTTCCCGGACACGGTGAAACGCCTGCAGCCG CAACTGAACTCCATCATCGCGGCGTCCATGTCCATCAAGTCCTCaaccaaactgaaaaaaatcttAGAG ATCGTCCTCGCCTTCGGGAACTACATGAACAGCAGTAAGCGGGGCGCAGCGTACGGCTTCCGGCTGCAGAGCCTGGACCTC CTGTTGGAGACAAAGTCAACGGACCGCTCGCAGACGCTTCTTCACTTCATCACCAGCATCGTCCAGGAGAAATACCCCGACCTGGCCAACTTCCACACGGAGATCCACTTCGTGGACAAGGCCGCACTCG TGTCGCTGGACGGCATCCTGCAGGACATCCGCTCGTTGGAGCGGGGAATGGAGGCGACCCAAAAGGAGTTCCAGCAGGACGACCGCCCCGTGCTGAGGGACTTCATCCAAAGCAACAGCCAGCAGCTGGAGACGTTGATCAAAGACAGCAAGACGGCTCAG GAAGCGTACGCCTCTGCAGTGGAGTATTTCGGCGAGAACCCCAAAACCACGCAGCCGTCCATGTTCTTCCCGACGTTTGGCCGCTTGATAAAGGCCTACAAG GCGGCGCAGCAGCAGAtcgagcagcagaagaagaaagcggaGAGCGCGAGCAGCGAGGAAAAGGCGCCGCCCTCTCCGAGCAAGGCCGGGGGCCAAAAG GGGCCCATGATGATGCCGAAGATGGACCTGATAGCGGAACTGAAGAAGAGGCAGGTGAAGCCTCAGGTGCGCGAGGGGAAGGACGGCGCTCTGGAGGACATCATCACAG ATCTGAGGAACACGCCGTACCGCCGCACGGACGGtcggaggccgccgccgccgcgccagGACACCTGA
- the mlx gene encoding max-like protein X isoform X1 — protein sequence MTDPTTSPEDHWKQTDGAFSDSGFDHGFFAETTRKGSVVSRANSIGSTSASSVPNTDDEDSDYRHETPYKNSYKDRRRQAHTQAEQKRRDAIKKGYDDLQSIVPTCQQQSEFAVGAQKISKATVLQKTIDYIHFLHKEKKKQEEEVSLLRKEVMALKIMKTNYEHIVKAHQNNPQQGEDQVSDQVKFNIFQSIMDSLFQSFSNSVSVSSFQELSACVFSWIEEHCKPQTLREFVVGVLRQLNGQLY from the exons ATGACGGACCCGACGACGTCTCCGGAGGACCACTGGAAG CAGACCGACGGGGCCTTCAGCGACAGCGGCTTTGACCATG GCTTCTTTGCTGAAACTACCAGAAAGGGTTCAGTTGTGTCTCGGGCCAACAGCATCGGCTCAACAAGCGCCTCTTCAGTGCCGAACACAG ACGACGAAGACAGCGACTACCGACACGAGACGCCGTACAAGAACTCGTACAAAGATCGACGGAGACAAGCGCACACGCAGGCCGAGCAGAAGCGCAGGGACGCCATCAAG AAAGGCTACGATGACCTCCAGTCCATAGTCCCCACCTGCCAGCAGCAGTCCGAGTTTGCAGTCGGAGCGCAGAAGATCAGCAAGGCCACCGTGCTGCAGAAAA CAATCGACTACATCCATttccttcacaaagaaaagaagaagcaggaggaggaagtttCTCTACTAAGGAAAGAAGTGATGGCGCTGAAAATCATGAAAAC GAACTACGAGCACATAGTGAAGGCCCACCAGAACAACCCCCAGCAGGGAGAGGATCAGGTTTCCGACCAGGTCAAGTTCAACATCTTCCAGAGCATCATGGACTCCCTCTTCCAGTCGTTCAGCAACTCGGTCTCAGTGAGCAGCTTCCAGGAGCTCTCCGCCTGCGTCTTCAGCTGGATCGAGGAGCACTGCAAGCCTCAG acgcTGAGGGAGTTCGTGGTCGGCGTGCTGCGGCAGCTCAACGGTCAGCTCTATTGA
- the psmc3ip gene encoding homologous-pairing protein 2 homolog, whose protein sequence is MSKKDNGAPLILSYLNEKNRPYSAQDVFCNLQKQHGFGKTAVVKAMELLSLEGKITEKMYGKQKIYFANQSQFKNVSEEELKAMNSQISQLTAEAQALTHSCRQLDAELKELSSSLTTEEMMSEVRELKAECSGYAARLEKIKSATNHVTPEEKEKVYKDRDVYVKEWKKRKRLASDMVNAILEGYPKSKKQFLEEVGVETDEDCKVVVPTT, encoded by the exons ATGAGTAAGAAGGATAACG GCGCCCCACTGATCCTCTCTTACCTGAACGAGAAGAACCGGCCGTACAGCGCGCAGGATGTCTTCTGCAACCTACAGAAGCAGCATGGATTTGGCAAAACG GCAGTGGTCAAGGCCATGGAGCTGCTGTCTCTGGAGGGGAAGATAACGGAGAAAATGTATGGCAAACAGAAGATCTATTTCGCTAATCAG TCTCAGTTCAAAAATGTGagcgaggaggagctgaaggcgaTGAACTCTCAGATCTCACAGCTCACTGCAGAGGCGCAGGCGCTCACCCACAGCTGCAGACAGCTGGATGCAG AGCTGAAGGAACTCAGCAGCTCCCTCACAACCGAGGAAATGATGTCGGAGGTCCGGGAGCTGAAGGCCGAGTGTTCAGGCTACGCAGCGCGTCTGGAGAAGATCAAGTCGGCCACGAATCACGTCACaccggaggagaaggagaag GTTTACAAAGACCGGGACGTTTACGTGAAAGagtggaagaagagaaagagattg GCTTCAGACATGGTCAATGCGATTCTGGAAGGATACCCGAAGAGCAAGAAGCAGTTCCTG GAGGAGGTCGGGGTGGAGACTGACGAGGACTGTAAGGTGGTGGTTCCAACCACATGA
- the mlx gene encoding max-like protein X isoform X2 produces MTDPTTSPEDHWKTDGAFSDSGFDHGFFAETTRKGSVVSRANSIGSTSASSVPNTDDEDSDYRHETPYKNSYKDRRRQAHTQAEQKRRDAIKKGYDDLQSIVPTCQQQSEFAVGAQKISKATVLQKTIDYIHFLHKEKKKQEEEVSLLRKEVMALKIMKTNYEHIVKAHQNNPQQGEDQVSDQVKFNIFQSIMDSLFQSFSNSVSVSSFQELSACVFSWIEEHCKPQTLREFVVGVLRQLNGQLY; encoded by the exons ATGACGGACCCGACGACGTCTCCGGAGGACCACTGGAAG ACCGACGGGGCCTTCAGCGACAGCGGCTTTGACCATG GCTTCTTTGCTGAAACTACCAGAAAGGGTTCAGTTGTGTCTCGGGCCAACAGCATCGGCTCAACAAGCGCCTCTTCAGTGCCGAACACAG ACGACGAAGACAGCGACTACCGACACGAGACGCCGTACAAGAACTCGTACAAAGATCGACGGAGACAAGCGCACACGCAGGCCGAGCAGAAGCGCAGGGACGCCATCAAG AAAGGCTACGATGACCTCCAGTCCATAGTCCCCACCTGCCAGCAGCAGTCCGAGTTTGCAGTCGGAGCGCAGAAGATCAGCAAGGCCACCGTGCTGCAGAAAA CAATCGACTACATCCATttccttcacaaagaaaagaagaagcaggaggaggaagtttCTCTACTAAGGAAAGAAGTGATGGCGCTGAAAATCATGAAAAC GAACTACGAGCACATAGTGAAGGCCCACCAGAACAACCCCCAGCAGGGAGAGGATCAGGTTTCCGACCAGGTCAAGTTCAACATCTTCCAGAGCATCATGGACTCCCTCTTCCAGTCGTTCAGCAACTCGGTCTCAGTGAGCAGCTTCCAGGAGCTCTCCGCCTGCGTCTTCAGCTGGATCGAGGAGCACTGCAAGCCTCAG acgcTGAGGGAGTTCGTGGTCGGCGTGCTGCGGCAGCTCAACGGTCAGCTCTATTGA